Within the Hippoglossus hippoglossus isolate fHipHip1 chromosome 20, fHipHip1.pri, whole genome shotgun sequence genome, the region TGTTTTCCCGTCCTCTTAAGAatcacctccttttcttttaGTCAAGCTTTTTTGTGGCCCGGTTGAAGGAAAACGTGTCTCGGCCTAACAGATCGTCATTTATCAATCCTAGGGGAGATTTACAAAGCAGTGGGGCTTATGTGGCATCGAGTATTGCCAATCTTTGTCTTGGTTCTTGCCTGAAGAGAAAATCAGTATGCGGGCCTGCCAGCTCACATGAGATTGTGTACACATTACGGTTTCCTTTGGGCAGCGCTAATGGGGAACAACTGGAGGGAGAGGTGCTGTCACTCTGTACTGCTCGGGGTTTTTAATATTACATATAGCCTCTTTGGTATAGGCACATCTGCATCAAGGGACCACCACTGTATAATAACTCCCTTTCCTTCGTCCTATGTGCtgctgtctcactctctctggtTCCTATTAAAGGGAAAATAACAcccagaaaaaaataaaaagatgattGCCGTATGATTGCCGATAGCCGTGAAGGGTGTTCGGTTTCTACCGCATGAAAAGCAAAACCCCCAAGCCCCCcctctgcctgcctctctctccgCTCTACCTGCAGGAGCTCGGCCTTCCCTGCTGCCTGACAGCGGGAGATTCATGCTACCTCCACCTTCCCTGCAGTCATGctacagaggaaagaaaagccaTGGCACagcaaaaatggaaatgtaCCAATCTACTTAGATTCAGccctgaaaaataataaaataaaaaaataaaagagagagagatcctgGGGGCAACATGAAACAGGTGTTAAGTTTCAGTGTTATGAAACAACAATTCTGAATAGATGCTGTCATGGCTGTgtgatgttgctgctgctgctgtcgcttGGACGCTCTGCTTTGCGTTAGCCTGGGTCCAGTGAAGGATGCGTTTAAGGGATGAGTCACAGACCTTTGTCACTCCACCCCCACCCCGAAGACATGGCAGGCCCACCCCGGTAGAGGAGCAGTTACCTCTATCCCCTCTCTATCCTGGTTCTAAGCAGAATCTCTTAGTGCCTCGCTGCTCGTTCACACAGGAGCAAAGTCAGGTAAAAAGCTTGAGCTTTAACAAATCTGCTTTGAAGTTGGATTCTCACACTTCCTGATGCAAGACCTCTAACACCTTCCTGCTCCGGTGCACAAAGGGGAGCAAATGACATCATGTACAAGAACCAGGATCTCAAGAGTCTGGAGATAAAGAGTCTAAAGGAATCCAGTCTCTCAGTGCTTAAGGCTGACGCCAACTCCATTCATTACCTGGCTGTAGCAGAGGCGGAGCCAGCAGCTAGCTGTGTGAGGTATTCGCGCAGTTCCTTGGCCGCCTGGAAGCGGCCGTAACGCTTTTTGGGTTTGGTGCACTCGTCCAGCAGAGTCTCGAGTTGTCCATCTTTGGCTATGTGGGCGGGAGGGTCGTGGAGGAGGCCCCCGGTGGTGCCCCGCCACGTAGCATACCGCGACAGCAGGTTCTGGCAGACGGCATAGTAGTTGTGGTCCACAGTGACCCTGGAGCAAAGGGAGTCCTTGGAGAAAGACAGGCAGGCCTCCCGGTCGCACTCCTCGAAGCGGCTCTCGTACCACACGTCATAGTTCTCCGGCTTGTCTGCAGGGAGATGCAGAGACACTGACATTAACACAGAGCAATAAATATATACTTATCATAAAAAGAACTCAATAATATTGATGGTCGTAGATGCATaatattcatttcaaatatattaaaaaacttGGAGTCATTAGCTGGTGTTTTACAGCCTCCATCAAGTGAATATGTAATGAGATCAGGTCTTTAaacttcaaacaaaaaaaaaggtctttAATGGATATTCAACAACTTTCTGTAAACAGCGTAGGAGTTAAAACCAACCTGCAGTTCACAGGTTGATACCCTTCTGTTTTGTGTAATAAGATTTGAAACTAAGCTGATTTGGAGTGATTACAATCCGCTGAATGACTGCACCTGACTCAGACGAATAATAGCTTTCCCGCATTTTCATTGCAAATGACTACTCGACTAATCAACGTGACCAGAGGCTTTTAGGACCAAAGTGTTTCGCTGCTGTCATCCCGCTGCCCCCAACAGGAAACTCTTTTTCAAAGCACACAGCCAAACAAGTCATCTACAATATCATTTGAAAGAAATGAACCACTTTCCAGATTTATTGAGCAAATAAAATTCTTTCTTCAGctcattttttttccctttagaGGCTTGTGCAGGGTAAAGCAGGGAGCCAAGAAAATAACCTGCATGATGAGAGAGAGCTATTGGTTTGTGCATTAAAAAGCAGATCAATAACATTGttgggaggggggagggggtggacCCAGAGGATGCGAACACATAATCAGTGTATCAGCGTTGTAATGCACTTCTCCTCTGGCTCATCAGAACAACTCAATCAAACATCCAGCGCTGCCCTGTTAGCAAGGGGCCCCTGTGGCCCCCCGAAGAGGAGGGGCATATCAACCTCAATCAGAGTAGGTGATGAAGATGGATCTGCCGGAGCATGCATGCCACGAGCTCGCACACACTCGCATGCATACACATATATGCACATAAAGCAGTGAAGTGAGGCCAAAGCAATTAATGTTTCGCAGCCGGCCATGCATCACGCCTCAGCACTGATTGACAGGTGGCATCAGGAGACTGTCTAACTACCACACATCCACAGACCCCCACACACTTACAGAAGGcaaacagaagaggagggaggagaaggttCAAATTCAAGGATGAAGAGgtgcaaagcaaaaaaaaacacagagactcAAACTAAAAAGCTAAAAGAAGACCGAGGCCTATTTTCTTGCACCTCTGCCCCGTTCTCATTGCAGGTCTGACTGTAACAAACATCCTCTTCAATTCAGGGTAGTTACTTGTCAAACGGACTGACCATGTTCAACTTGATTCATattctttataaataaaatcattcaaAAATGTTTCAGCTTGAATCTTTTATCTATTGTCTGAGATATAGAGGCTTTAAAAAGAGGGATTGTGGTTTAAATTCTTAAATGGTTTGGTCCTGTAGCTGCATATTTGCCAGGTTATGACTTTCTGAAAACCACATTTGAAAATACCTTTCTAATTTGGATCCCACTATATTTTCATACTAAACCACATCggaccttttttattttttgtattaaatcCTCGTGTTATAGTTCTTTCTAAGCAACTAGGTGCAtgtctgaataataaaaaaaaatgatttgagaGGCATTGAATTGAACAAATGATTCACTAGTTCATGGTGAATAGTTCCAAAGCCAATTTTTAAGTTTATTTGTGCCATGACGCCTCGTTTAAAGCCTCCACATCTACGAAATTAAAGAAGACactaaaattaattaaatacaaGAAGGTGAATCAGGAGGTTTCAGTTGATTTGACAAGAAATAATTGGGAGAGTGATGAGCTACCAGCCTCCTTTGTTTCCTGCGTATCTGGAGTCTTCCACATTAAAGGAGCTGGACTTGTAAACATTCACCTCACTCCTCTGCCTTCCCAGCTCCGCACTTGAGAAGGGTCATTGGGCCTGAAATACTTGTTAGCGTGGCCTTACTGGTGGCATTCAGGAGTACGAGCTGGTTTTCACAATGCCTGCCTGCGTTAAGGGTGCATTATTGAatgtgagagaaagacaagtgtgtgaatgttttaagtgctgctgcatttgtgtgtgtgtgtgtgtgtgtgtgtgtgtgtgtgtgtgtgtgtgtgtgtgtgtgtgtgtgtgtgtgtgtctctcagtcAGCGAGCGATCGTgtcagggagagaaaagaatgaGCGTGaattaagtgtgtgtgggttaCATTATACAGCATGTGTTTTCAGAAACCACTAGGGTTGAAACCATTCTAAAACGCCATAAACTCAATGATGGGGAATGGCTCCTTTCGCACCACCGGACTGTGCAAACACACGGCGCATGGCGCGCGTTTTATCTTGCCGCAAACCCACCGCATCAATATGGATGCCAGCGATGAAAGGATGGAGCGACGCAcggctctctgtgtgtttgatctGCAAATCAATTGGCCTCAGTTTAGACTGATGAGATTTGTGCCACACACTTGAACTCGCTTTTTCCAACTCGTGTTCTAATTGCAGGGGTTGGACTCTCCACGCTTGTGGAGCCGTGCGAGGTTACCGCGCCTATTTCCTACTGCTGTCTGACACGTGGCCGTGGCCTCGTAATACTCATTACCGCCGTCACCCCTCTTCTTCCAGCTTCTCCGTggcccacaaacaaacaaatccaggcccacaaacacacagggagcaCATAAACATTCCTGAGGCTTAAACTCTGAATGGCCACGGTAAGCAGCTTGAGTTGTCAAGCTCTAAATGTGTCGGGCCAGACAAAGGGAGTCTCAACCTGGATTGTGCTTTAGGACTTGCAAAGGGCCAGCGTGACAGGGCGGGAAATTGCAGCTACTAGCAATAAGGTAAATATACCCATTTTTGAGCGAGGCACACACAAACCCAACAATCCCACAAGAAATAAAGTACAAACTCCAGGGGAAAAAACTCAAGGGCATAGTGGAGTAGAGCCATGTGGAATAGCTGTTTTGCAATTCTCTGGTATAGGATCTTGTAATTTGGCAAAAATGTTACTTTATCCAAGGATGAATACATTACCATACTTTCCCTCAAACCaataaatgtacacaaacactgtttcacacagacacatgcagacgGTTCATATCCGGCACGAGGCCCAAAGGTAGAATCAAATGTCAGATGATATGAAAAACAACGCTATAATGATGAAAATAGCCACGTTTCATCATATTATTAGAATTTTGCTCCTGACCAGACagtaattgttgtttttaaatctgagTTGGAACATTTGAAATTAAGTGCTATTCCCTCAGCGCAGATggacacattttaaacttttgtcACATTGCTATTGAAGAGAATTATACTGCAGTAATTACTGTTGTTTTAAAGCCCAGCACAAGTGGAACCTCAACACCTCGCGACAACCGACCACTTAATTGGGATTTCCACAGGAAGGGACAAATCTAAGAGCCCCGACTGGGTGGTCACCCGTCTCTCTGAAGTAAACCCAGGAAGGGGTACGCCGGGGTAGGACAGAGAAAGTGTGATGTGTtgctctctctgttcttgtTATGAGGTTTATTCTGaggcacacaaaaaaaagtagGGCAGTGGAGATGGCTCGTTATCCCAGCGATCTTTGCTTTGATGGGGACGCTTGTATGTCGAAGGCAGAAGGGGCGCTGGAGGAGTGTATTCTTAGAAGAGAGGAGGTTTGAAGCATGTGCAGATTTGCCCACAGCCGTCTGTCCCCCGAGGCCTCTCCTCAAACCCCTGTCACTGCCTCATCAGCTACAGTTGATGTGGTTCACACAAAGTGTTTTCTGGAGAATCAAAGCTGTGGTCAACAGTTGAATCACGCTCTGGCTCTTGCGAAATCTGTGACACACAGTTGAACGGTGGAAAGGAGGAACAACCGCTGCTTTGTGCGTCATAACATGAATAGAATTAAGGGTTAATTAtcactttttacagttttagagAAGCACTAATCTCACACAAGTGAAGTGTTAATGTTAAATGAGCAGCATTTCTCTCCTTACGTAGCACAGGTGGTGATTAAAGGTTTAAAGGTGTGATGCATGTTTGGGAACAAAGATGAATTGTGATGGCAACTTTGGGGAAAAAGCTGTATTAGACATTGCTCTCAGACAtatggatgcacacacacacacagaacacgtgTTCAGGAAATGATGGATGCTGCCACTCACTCTGCTTAATCAGCCTTTTGTCTGCCACAAGAACGTTCTCTGCGTCGACGACGATGACCTTTCCATCGCGTGGGCCGACCGCGAAGTTATCAAAGCTGACGTCGAGCAGGTAGAGGGCAAACTCAAAGTCGTTGTTGGTGAGCTGCTCGGCGATGTCCATCAGCTGGCGCGCCAAGTCTACCCTCTTCTCCCAGGGCGCGTTGTAGAAGCTCCACAGCTCCTCGCCCACGTAGTTGACAGCTACCATGCGCCCGCATGCTCCCAGGTACTTGGCGAATGGCCACCCTTCGTCTGACGGAAAGCTCTGGGAGGGAGAAACAAATGAGAACAGAAATTGTTGATTTAGAAACACATAAAAGGTGTCAAGCTGTGTAGTGTAGACTTGGCTGAAAGAAATACCCTACTGACTTTGaaaggcagaggaagaaaaaaaacatgaattgcAAGAACCTTGAGAGTGTCAGAAAGTATTTGTTTATCTTTCACACAAATCACTTTCTTAATtgcgagagagagaagaaaaaaaaactaacccAAAAATCCCACACACCAAACAGAAGGTGGCCATGTGCAGTCTTGGGTAGTTTTTGATACACAATTCTACACACAATTGAAAATCTGCTAAAGGGCAGGGTATCACAGATTCAATTTAATAGAAGAAAAGACCAGTTTGTGGTAAAGCCCTACAGCTATGAACTGCTGTATCCTGCCATACTCGGTGCTTCCAGAGAACTGATAGGAGCTGATTTGTGGTAGCAGCAGTTAGCAGGAAAGCCTGATGTGTTGTGATGCAGCAGTGGGGCGATTTAAGCTGCAGCCGGGTGTTGGCTAACCAAGTTAATGCAGCTTGGGCATGCTGACAGGAAAATCACTGTGTATTACTGGTTAAAAATGATTAACAATGAGGTAGTACCGCTCGCAGTGAgcagcatcactgctgctgcacaataACCTTAATCCCTCAGATTTACTGATTTAATTAAGGTAAAACAGAAACCGGAACAAATGCACCGTCACCTGAAATCACTAACTTCTgcacaggaaaaacacacacacacacacacacacgcacacacacacacacacacacacacacacacacacacacacacacacacacacacacacacacacacacacacacacacacacacacacacacacacacacacacacacacacacacacacacacacacacacacacagacagaaagtgtTGGTAAGCTGCATTTGGCAAACGTCCTGCTAAGGGATTCAGAAGGTCTCATTCCATTTCTTTCCGTGAGCACTTTTCCCAATATATCTTGCTTTTCTCCTGGTCAATTTCATTTCCACACGCTATCACAATGGAGTGGGACAATGGATGAAAAATAATagaatgaaatgtttgtttttcggGGGGGCCCATATGAGTTTGGCTACAAGTGATAAGCTCCCGTCTTTTATGAtaacacccccccaccacctgcCATAGAGCTCCATCTTTTACAATAAACACCCAGCCATATGCTAGCTTAATGATAGCCCACAATTCCTATGTAACAAATCTCTCTTAGGCTGCTGTTTCTGGCAGGCAGCCACcgtgcagcagacacagagagagaatcatGAGCCCTCGTGTTGCACAGCCGCCTGAGGAGCCCTCCCTCTCTGAAAGCCAATCGTATCAGAGATATGGCGGGGAACGCACCAGGTCACTGCAGGTAAAGTGTGAACTACTATGACTGTCGCGTCTTACTTTACGCTTGTGGTAACTCAATACTTCACCAGCTTTCAATTTCTATCGAGAGAGagaaggcgggggggggggggggggggggggggggggggggttaaataTGCATGGCTGCCCTAAATCCCTTTAAactttaatgagacacaaattATTTAGAAACATACATTTAACCCTACAGCCACTCCTTTTCAAAGACAATCGCTGGACTCCCGCCACATCGAGATGCTAAAAGACGTGAAAAACCCCAGGTAGCTGAACGGATGACTATGCAGCAATCTGCGGGTTCATTAGTACACCTTTGACTAGTGTGGGGACATTTTTATCACAGGCACTCCTCAAACTAAGCTGCTCTTGAGCTTCTTTATTACGCCCCTTGACAAGGCTATAATTTGCTAAGTGTATTGAAGGCCAAAGCATATGGATTTCGCCTGTGCTACAGTACATGATGGAACAAGCTGATTGCAGTTTGAAATGAAGGAGAAGAACGCCTGGCAAAGGGGTCCTTGACTGGACAAACACCCTTGGAATAATCTTACCAATGAAAAATCAAGATCTTGAGATGCTGTGATGTTCGATAatgatacagagagagagacagtctaTTACAAGTCTGTTTTGGTTGTGTGAAGCTATACCTTAGGGTGGATCTCTTGAAAGAGCCACCACCAAAAGGGGAGGACAATGATAAGTTACATTTAGTGCAGTCCTGGTCGAGCCCATTTCCCTGAGGCAACCCAATCAATTGTGAGCCAGACAGAAGTCTGTCTAGATCACTGGCATCCAGTCTGTCAGTGCCTGGTATCCTTAGTTTTAGTAATGACATCCCCAACAACTCTTGGATTGATATCCATCCTCTACATTTCATAATGTAACAAACCGGACAGAAACAAGAATCCTAGGGAGTACACGTGTCTAAAAAAAAGTGAGGAATTCCAGCAGATGCTGAGAAACAAAGGATAATGGTGGGCTGACTGCACGCCCACATACTGTGCACTGGCTGGAAAGGAGACAATCCCAGACTTCTGAGATGTTGCTAGCTAACAGGCATTCCCACACAAGAGATTTTAGGATTAGAGACTTGACAGGCTGAATATCGGAAATGGCTTGCTAATTTTTGAAGTTGGTACAGAAAGATTAGGTTCAAGCTGGATCAGTTGGTATTAGGCCCGCTTCCCTTTGACCCAGATTCAAACCTCAGATCGCTTTATGTTGCTGCAAATCTAAGCGGCTCTCGGTCTTGTTGACAAAAGTTAGTCTGTCCAATGTTACGCCTAAACCTGCTTTGTAAAACACCATCCTCCGTCTCCCATCCCCACAGGGcggctggatggatggatgctggGAAGTGCAGGGCAGTGGTGTGTTGTTGGGAGGGAGAATGCGAAGGGAGACGGCAAACACAGGAGACAAACAGAGTGTCTTTCACCTCTCCGCTCCAGTGGACAGAAGGAATAAACCAGCAAAGACCTGCCTGCTAAacacatctctctctttgttgtCAAGTTGCAGCCTGAATGGGAGCAAATGTAGAGCGGCGGCAGATGGGGGGGTGGCTgatgggagggaggagaaggaagaatgCCCTACGGCTACTTTCAGACACTGTCAACGGCTGTTACGAGAACGCCTTCAAGTCTGTGCAGCCCTCTTCCGCGGTTCTTAACATAGATGTCGCTCATTCACGGCGCTGACAGGCTTATTGCGCTCGCTCAGTTATCGGGTTCCTGACGACTTATACCTCTggtgccatttttttttttatgagcttccttcatttaaattttatatGCAATAATCCTAAAGGTGAGAGCTACTGAACAGTGCAGGCAAGCACATGAAGTGGGCACCTGAGCATTGGATTCAAACTCGCCCATTACAGAGGTTGATAAATACTCCACCTGTCCCACCAATCATTCTCCCTTAGCACTCTTTAAATGGTTACTCTGCAGAAGTCATTAACATCCGCAATGAGGCAttcaggaggggggggtgaaatAAATTGGAAGGCCCAGTCT harbors:
- the dipk2ab gene encoding divergent protein kinase domain 2Ab, producing the protein MLRFLPLKLGRLYRCLKLLFVVGLFVILLMNTHNLFASFQKNELTDRRFINLNKCPACFGTSWCRKFMNGQVSFETWGRLRFLDVFNVKNVYFAQYGEPREGTRRVVLKRLGSNQELAEIDQKICKRATGRPRCDLIQAMYKTEFARINGDVRLLTPEVVEGWSDLVHCPSQRLLDRVVRRYAETKDSGSFLLKNLKDTERMQLLMTLAFNPEPLVLQSFPSDEGWPFAKYLGACGRMVAVNYVGEELWSFYNAPWEKRVDLARQLMDIAEQLTNNDFEFALYLLDVSFDNFAVGPRDGKVIVVDAENVLVADKRLIKQNKPENYDVWYESRFEECDREACLSFSKDSLCSRVTVDHNYYAVCQNLLSRYATWRGTTGGLLHDPPAHIAKDGQLETLLDECTKPKKRYGRFQAAKELREYLTQLAAGSASATAR